TGATAAGAATGCAGAAAGTGCAAGTGATTTTAGGCTTCCACACATGGCCAGAAGCAGCTCTTATAGCTGAAATAGGATCATGGTTTCAAGTTCCTATTATATCCTATGCAGAACCTTCCATTACTCCACCATTGATGTCAATCCGGTGGCCATTTTTGGTAAGAATGGCCAACAGTGGCAGAGCATATGTAAAATGCATTGTGGATATAGTCAAAGCTTATGGCTGGCAAAGGGTAATAGCCATCTATGAAGATGATGCCTATGGTGGAGAACAAGGGATGCTAGCCCTGCTATCTGAGGCCCTCCAAGATGCAAATTCAATGATTGAATACAATTTTATTCTTCCACCAATTTCTTCTTTGCATGATCCAAGAGGGCTAGTGCAAGACGAGCTACTTAAGTTAATGAATACTCAACAATCGCGAGTGTTTATTGTGCTGCAATCATCACTAGAAATGGTGATTCACTTGTTCAGAGAAGCTTCAAATATAGGACTTGTGGATAAAGAATCAGTTTGGATAATCCCAGAGAGCATAACCAATCTAATTGACTCCATCAACAAGTCTTCCATTTCATACATGGAAGGAGCTATAGGAATCAAGAACTACTACTCTGAAGGAAACAACAAGTACCAAGATTTTGAGGCTCAGTTTCAGAGAACTTTCTGGCCAAGAAGCCCCGAAGAAGATAACCGAAAGCCTGGATTTTTTGCTTTGCAAGCATATGATAGCATTAACATTGTGACTCAAGCACTGGACAGAATGAGCAATGGCAAAAGCAGCACAAATACCTTACTAAGAGAAATACAGTCAAGCAAATTTTCTGGTTTAAGTGGCCATATTGAATTTGAAGATGGAAAACTGCTGCAGAATCCTATCTTGAGGGTAGTGAATGTGGTTGGGAAGAGTTACAAAGAGTTGTGCTTTTGGACTCAGCAACATGGATTCTCCACAAGCTTCCATGCAACAAGACAAGATGGTGGTAATGGTAACCATGTTTCAGAATGCTTCAATGCTGTACTTTGGCCTGGGAATTTGCAAAGGACACCAAAGGGATGGAAAATGCCTACTAAACAAAAACCTATGAAAATCGCGGTCCCAGGCAGAACTACATTTTCCAGGTTTGTCAAGGTTGATTATGCCAAGAATCAAAACCTTGATAACTATGATGGATTCTGCATCAAGATTTTTGAGCAGGTGCACAAAATTTTGGGGTATGATCTACCCTATGAGTTCCATGCTATCAATTGCACCTATCCTGATTTGGTTCAATTAGTCTATAACAAGGTATTTATGCTTTCCCTTGTTCCTTTTTTCCATTCTTAATTAACCATTATCATATTATGTAATACTGGTATGACCAAGTCTATTACAATGAGCAATTATGTCCAAGTTCACTTATCAAAATGTTAcaattataatttattctaaatacAACCAGCtatcttatttatttttgtatttttggaAGAGTTATGATGCTGTTATTGGGGATATTATGATACTAGAGGAAAGATTGCCATATGTGGACTTCACTGTGCCATATGCAGAATCAGGATTGTCAATGTTAGTTCCAGCAAAGTCTGAAGAATCAGCATGGATGTTCACCAAGCCATTTACCTGGCAACTTTGGACAGTTACAGGAGCCATCTTGATCTATACAATGTTAGTAGTTTGGCTACTTGAGAAAGAACCTAATCCAGAGTTTCATGGCAATTGGAAGAGCCAGATCAGCACTGCTCTTTGGTTTACCTTCTCCTCTTTGTTCTTTGCTCACAGTTAGTATCAATCTCAATTTTCAATTTGGTTCCAATAATTTAGAAGTTTCAAACCTGAGTAAAATGAAGCCAAATTTTCTCATTTTTCAGGGGAGAAAATGTATAGAAAGTTAACTCGGGTGGTGATGGTATCATGGCTCTTCCTAGTTCTGATTCTTAATTCAAGCTACACTGCAAGTCTTTCT
This sequence is a window from Arachis stenosperma cultivar V10309 chromosome 10, arast.V10309.gnm1.PFL2, whole genome shotgun sequence. Protein-coding genes within it:
- the LOC130956466 gene encoding glutamate receptor 2.7-like is translated as MHCCPSTILQSLAMTWLFFFLVFIMNANSHEAKNEGNKVISVEVIMDANSRVGKEQRVAMEIAAQTYNNTSKNYKLSLHFHNSSMDPISDTILAEEMIRMQKVQVILGFHTWPEAALIAEIGSWFQVPIISYAEPSITPPLMSIRWPFLVRMANSGRAYVKCIVDIVKAYGWQRVIAIYEDDAYGGEQGMLALLSEALQDANSMIEYNFILPPISSLHDPRGLVQDELLKLMNTQQSRVFIVLQSSLEMVIHLFREASNIGLVDKESVWIIPESITNLIDSINKSSISYMEGAIGIKNYYSEGNNKYQDFEAQFQRTFWPRSPEEDNRKPGFFALQAYDSINIVTQALDRMSNGKSSTNTLLREIQSSKFSGLSGHIEFEDGKLLQNPILRVVNVVGKSYKELCFWTQQHGFSTSFHATRQDGGNGNHVSECFNAVLWPGNLQRTPKGWKMPTKQKPMKIAVPGRTTFSRFVKVDYAKNQNLDNYDGFCIKIFEQVHKILGYDLPYEFHAINCTYPDLVQLVYNKSYDAVIGDIMILEERLPYVDFTVPYAESGLSMLVPAKSEESAWMFTKPFTWQLWTVTGAILIYTMLVVWLLEKEPNPEFHGNWKSQISTALWFTFSSLFFAHREKMYRKLTRVVMVSWLFLVLILNSSYTASLSSMLTVKQLQPNVRDIEWLKKNNMKIGCDGDSFVRNYLEDVEKFKPENIINITSEDRYIDAFANGSIVAAFLELPYEKVFISEYCDGYTASTPRTRFGGLGFMFQKGSPVTRDVSKAILHLSENGELKKLEEEWLFSASQKCSNNMTSNGMESLSLRSLWILFVISGATSTICMLLSAMPWQKLCLQSQELAPEHNGTTSDESIWRRVITLPMQIHSKKINSSSDI